CGTGTGGCGTCTACTTCCTCCTCGAGCGGAGCATGACAAAAGTGCTCCTCGGCTTCCTCCTCGTCGGCAACGCAACCAACCTGTTGATCATCACGATGGCGGGACAGGCTGGTATCGCCCCAATCGTTCAGGACGGGGTGACGGCCGAGGAAATGACGGACCCACTCCCGGAGGCACTCATCCTCACTGCCATCGTCATCACCTTCGCTGTGTCCGCTTTCCTCATGGCGCTCATCTACCGCTCGTGGCGCCTCGGCACGCAGGATCGAGTCGAGGATGACGCCGACGATGTCGCCATGCGTGAAGGGCTCCCGATGCAGGCCGAAGAGAACGAGGCCGCTCAGAGCGACACCGAGTTCGAGGAGCGATCGTCGTGACCGCTCTCGTACCTCTCATCGTGCTGGTCCCGCTCATCGGAGCGGGGTCCGCGCTCGCGCTCGGTAAACGTCCGCGGGCTCAGCGTTTGGTCGCGATCGTCGCGCTCAGCGCCATGGTCGCCATCGGCAGCGTGCTGCTCTTCGTCGCCGACACCCAGGGTGCGCTCGTCGTGGAGGTCGGTGGGTGGGCTGCGCCATTTGGCATAGTGCTTGTCGTCGACCGGTTGTCGGCCCTGATGATCGTCGTCTCGGCGATTGTGCTTCTCGCGGTTCTCGTATTCTCGATCGGTCAGGGTCTCGCCGACGGCGACGACGAGACTCCCGTCTCCATCTACTACCCGACGTACATGATCCTGGCGGCCGGAGTGATGACGGCCTTTGTCGCCGGCGACCTCTTCAACCTCTATGTCGGGTTCGAAATCCTGCTCGTGTCGAGTTACGTGCTCATCACTCTCGGGGGGACTGAAGCTCGAATCCGAGCGGGCGTCACCTACATCGTCGTGAGCCTCGTATCGTCGATGATCTTCCTCGCCTCGATCGCCATGATCTACGCGGCCGTCGGCACGGTCAA
This genomic window from Antiquaquibacter oligotrophicus contains:
- a CDS encoding Na(+)/H(+) antiporter subunit C — encoded protein: MTISLVLLAAMAVMYACGVYFLLERSMTKVLLGFLLVGNATNLLIITMAGQAGIAPIVQDGVTAEEMTDPLPEALILTAIVITFAVSAFLMALIYRSWRLGTQDRVEDDADDVAMREGLPMQAEENEAAQSDTEFEERSS